In Sphingobacterium thalpophilum, a genomic segment contains:
- a CDS encoding TlpA disulfide reductase family protein, producing MIKRSNLCTALLDKVVNIPVIQITLLVIVFLLVFQSYLTCFLKALKNIRAFIVLALMFHMFSISAQTPRKDSGADGPTPLQIGDTIPESLWSTPLQVVNHSDGKKVISLNDYRGRLIILDFWATWCSPCVAALPKLQKLQAAFSDQIAIVPITFQKEQIVNTFIKRNEIGKKLNFSLVTGDTLLSTVFPHQLLSHLVWIDKKGILRATTWSEYANAANISMVLEGKVLNWTMKNDMLQFNKDMPLLTSTENGAPVPSKIYYTMFSGHLNGVNPTVGTSRDSIAKSVRKYFINVRLVNLCVIAWGKSIPELSAKQYVYPTAKKSMYVRPEAVYSEDWNRENTYCYEAVMPEHTSSADFNDMLAQDLKRYFGIAGYLNRTNMQCLVIRSTKTARNRIKVGIKLSDLIWNFNNTIFSVPLIVDETNDPTKQVSSSIMQCKDLISLRTSLEAEGYACTLEDREIETFTIHKIR from the coding sequence ATGATAAAAAGATCTAATCTATGCACTGCCTTATTGGATAAGGTAGTCAATATTCCAGTTATACAGATTACATTACTTGTAATCGTGTTCCTCTTAGTTTTTCAATCCTATTTAACTTGTTTTTTAAAGGCATTGAAGAACATAAGAGCTTTTATCGTATTAGCTCTTATGTTTCATATGTTTAGTATATCGGCTCAGACGCCCCGCAAGGACAGCGGGGCCGATGGGCCAACTCCGCTGCAGATCGGTGATACTATACCCGAATCACTTTGGAGTACGCCTTTGCAGGTTGTAAACCACTCCGATGGTAAGAAAGTCATTTCTTTAAATGACTACAGAGGAAGGCTCATTATCTTGGACTTCTGGGCGACTTGGTGTAGCCCCTGTGTAGCAGCCCTTCCAAAATTGCAAAAGCTACAGGCCGCTTTCAGCGACCAAATAGCGATAGTTCCCATTACCTTTCAAAAGGAACAGATTGTAAATACCTTTATAAAGCGTAATGAAATTGGTAAGAAGCTGAACTTCTCACTTGTCACCGGTGACACATTGCTTTCCACCGTTTTCCCGCATCAATTACTTTCACACTTGGTGTGGATTGATAAAAAGGGAATACTTAGGGCAACCACATGGTCTGAATATGCCAATGCTGCAAACATTAGTATGGTATTGGAAGGCAAAGTGCTAAACTGGACAATGAAAAATGACATGCTCCAATTTAATAAGGACATGCCGCTGCTCACATCTACAGAAAACGGGGCTCCAGTGCCATCAAAAATTTATTATACAATGTTTTCAGGGCATCTTAATGGTGTGAACCCAACTGTGGGTACATCTAGGGATAGCATAGCCAAATCAGTCCGTAAATACTTTATCAATGTAAGGTTGGTAAACCTTTGTGTGATCGCATGGGGAAAATCCATACCCGAACTATCTGCAAAGCAATATGTATATCCGACCGCTAAAAAAAGTATGTACGTCCGGCCTGAAGCTGTTTATAGTGAGGACTGGAATAGGGAAAATACCTATTGTTACGAGGCGGTGATGCCCGAACATACAAGCTCAGCAGATTTTAACGATATGCTGGCGCAAGACCTTAAACGCTATTTTGGCATAGCGGGATATTTGAATAGAACCAATATGCAATGCCTTGTTATCCGTTCTACAAAAACTGCTAGAAATAGGATTAAGGTCGGTATCAAACTATCTGATCTAATTTGGAACTTCAATAATACGATTTTTTCAGTTCCGCTGATTGTGGATGAAACGAATGATCCAACGAAGCAAGTCTCTTCTTCGATTATGCAGTGTAAAGATCTCATAAGTTTGCGTACATCGCTTGAAGCCGAGGGATATGCTTGTACGCTGGAAGATCGGGAGATAGAAACATTTACCATCCATAAAATCCGATAA
- a CDS encoding SusC/RagA family TonB-linked outer membrane protein: protein MKSIVIIIFVALAGMKGLIAQTTLLGKVFDTDTHRPLSHCTIKVGGEANFLVTDEGGVFSLKIDKPTVILMISYTGYKKKEIQVDLPQKEMLLIPMGKEVVALEEVSVINTGYQNIPKERATGSFEHIDSALFNRRVGPDVLSRLEGVTGSLLVDKRNADQVKLQIRGVSTLYATDDPLIILDNFPYEGDINNINPNDIASVSVLKDAAAASIWGARAGNGVIVLTSKKGRYNQSVHLDLNTNLTIAQKPNLFNIPIMSTPDCIEAQKFLFKNGFYDNELNDLDYHPPVGQLIELLEKQKNTPESDLAGISAIDQQIKALGKIDIRNDFKKYLYRSAINQQYALNLNGGNEKIKYVLSAGYDKTASELKGNSSERFSFRFNQSLKPIKNLEISTNILFTQNSTQSNSPGGYFGAYSIGNRQLYPYTRFADEAGNPLPIERNLRQSYIDSLQTTGLLDWSYRPLEELELADNRNRGKDLRIGANGTYSFSSAFKLDVRYQYGTYDVNGRNYHNAKTYFARDLINRFTDISSGKMIRNIPYGGILDENVSQLTENSIRSQLNFNKNWKNDHQVVAIAGIEAREIKTQSKTTRTYGYDDNLLTFVPVDYVTEFPSYNNLFGSNRIEGNQNFGSLLNRFISLYSNVSYTYKKRYTVTGSARKDASNLFGVETNRKGVPLWSAGVLWNIADEPFYKIDGLSNLKLRLTYGFSGNLPANQSALVIMNYQPATASQVKLPYATITNPPNPNLRWEKVGMFNMGLDFGLKGNRLSGTIEYFNKNVRDMLGNKTMDASTGFSSMVTNSANMEGRGLDINLSSVNTTGAVKWSSNVLFSYVKNKLTRFLTKPSVYANSYVNSGDLISIEGKMPYMVVSYKWAGLDGNNGNPQGFYNGELSQDYYNLVYSSLLSDAVFHGSPLPLYFGAIRNDISWENLSFSLNISYNFDYYFRRNSIDYSLLASYGKGHSDFAQRWQKPGDEKLTNVPSFTYPLDNDRDNFYALSEATVERGDHIRLNDMQINYSINKSGLFKQIQIYAYLNNLNIILWKANKKGVDPNFVNGLKAPLSIAFGLKTSL from the coding sequence ATGAAAAGCATAGTAATAATAATATTCGTTGCCTTAGCCGGAATGAAAGGGTTGATCGCTCAAACTACGCTGCTGGGGAAAGTTTTTGATACAGATACGCATAGGCCATTATCCCATTGTACTATAAAAGTTGGTGGAGAAGCAAATTTCCTTGTCACTGATGAGGGTGGAGTATTCAGTTTAAAAATCGATAAACCAACGGTGATTTTGATGATTAGTTATACGGGATATAAAAAGAAGGAAATACAGGTGGATCTTCCCCAAAAGGAAATGCTCTTAATTCCTATGGGTAAAGAGGTAGTGGCGCTGGAAGAAGTCAGTGTCATCAACACGGGGTATCAGAATATTCCAAAAGAAAGGGCTACGGGCTCATTTGAACATATCGACAGTGCCTTGTTTAACCGAAGGGTAGGGCCCGACGTGCTTTCGAGGCTGGAGGGAGTGACGGGAAGTTTACTAGTCGATAAAAGAAATGCCGACCAGGTGAAACTTCAAATAAGGGGAGTCAGTACGCTTTATGCTACCGATGATCCACTGATTATATTAGATAATTTTCCGTATGAGGGGGATATCAACAATATCAACCCTAATGATATAGCGTCGGTATCAGTTTTGAAGGATGCAGCAGCGGCATCCATCTGGGGTGCTAGGGCAGGAAATGGGGTTATTGTGCTCACCTCGAAAAAAGGTAGGTACAATCAGTCGGTTCATTTGGATCTGAATACAAACCTCACGATTGCACAAAAGCCTAATCTTTTTAACATTCCAATAATGTCTACCCCAGATTGTATTGAAGCGCAAAAGTTTTTGTTCAAAAATGGCTTTTATGATAATGAACTTAATGACTTAGATTATCACCCTCCAGTGGGACAACTGATTGAACTACTGGAAAAGCAGAAAAATACTCCGGAAAGTGACTTGGCGGGCATATCTGCTATTGATCAGCAGATTAAAGCATTGGGAAAGATTGATATTCGTAACGATTTTAAAAAATACCTATACAGGTCAGCTATTAACCAGCAGTATGCACTGAACCTGAATGGCGGGAATGAAAAAATAAAGTATGTGCTGAGTGCCGGCTATGATAAGACTGCCAGTGAGTTAAAAGGCAATAGCAGTGAGAGGTTCTCATTTCGTTTTAATCAAAGTCTGAAACCTATTAAAAATCTTGAAATTAGCACGAATATATTATTTACTCAAAATTCAACCCAATCCAACAGCCCTGGTGGTTATTTTGGAGCCTATTCGATCGGAAATAGACAGCTTTACCCGTATACAAGATTTGCTGATGAAGCGGGTAATCCCTTGCCTATTGAACGGAATCTGCGCCAATCTTATATCGATAGCCTGCAAACGACGGGTTTATTGGACTGGTCTTATAGGCCGTTAGAAGAATTGGAATTAGCCGACAATAGAAATAGGGGTAAAGACCTTCGGATCGGTGCGAATGGTACATATAGTTTTTCATCCGCCTTTAAACTGGATGTCCGTTATCAATATGGTACGTATGATGTAAATGGTAGGAATTACCATAATGCGAAAACCTATTTCGCACGTGATCTGATCAATAGATTTACAGATATATCGTCCGGTAAAATGATCCGAAATATTCCTTATGGAGGTATCCTTGATGAAAATGTGAGTCAGTTGACCGAAAACTCAATCCGTTCTCAGCTGAATTTCAACAAGAACTGGAAAAATGATCACCAAGTTGTCGCAATTGCTGGGATTGAAGCGAGGGAGATCAAAACTCAAAGTAAAACAACGCGAACTTATGGCTACGATGATAATCTGCTCACTTTTGTTCCCGTAGATTATGTTACGGAATTTCCGAGTTACAATAATTTATTTGGGTCGAATAGGATAGAGGGTAATCAGAATTTTGGTTCCTTGTTGAACCGTTTTATTTCGTTGTATAGTAATGTTTCATATACCTATAAAAAGCGATATACGGTAACAGGAAGTGCGCGGAAAGATGCTTCAAATTTATTTGGGGTAGAAACAAATAGAAAAGGAGTGCCACTATGGTCTGCAGGAGTCTTGTGGAATATTGCAGATGAACCTTTTTACAAGATTGATGGATTGTCAAATCTAAAACTAAGACTTACTTATGGTTTTAGTGGTAATCTGCCAGCGAACCAATCTGCCCTGGTAATTATGAACTATCAGCCCGCTACTGCAAGTCAGGTAAAACTTCCTTATGCAACCATTACCAATCCGCCAAATCCAAATTTGAGATGGGAAAAAGTTGGTATGTTCAATATGGGGCTTGATTTTGGGTTAAAGGGTAACAGGCTTTCTGGAACTATCGAATATTTCAATAAAAATGTAAGGGATATGCTTGGAAATAAGACGATGGACGCTTCTACAGGATTTAGCAGTATGGTGACCAATAGTGCCAATATGGAAGGACGAGGGTTGGATATAAACCTAAGCTCTGTGAATACAACTGGTGCCGTAAAATGGAGCTCCAATGTATTGTTCAGCTACGTAAAGAATAAACTTACGCGTTTCCTGACAAAACCATCAGTATATGCAAATAGTTATGTCAACAGTGGCGATTTAATTTCAATTGAAGGAAAAATGCCCTATATGGTGGTGAGTTATAAATGGGCAGGCTTGGATGGCAATAATGGTAATCCCCAGGGCTTTTATAACGGCGAGCTTAGTCAAGACTACTATAATCTCGTCTATAGTTCACTATTATCGGATGCGGTATTTCATGGCTCGCCCTTACCTTTATATTTCGGGGCAATACGCAATGATATATCCTGGGAAAATCTATCATTTTCGCTCAACATCAGCTACAATTTTGATTATTATTTCAGGCGCAACTCCATTGACTATTCTTTATTGGCAAGTTATGGGAAGGGGCATAGCGATTTTGCGCAACGCTGGCAAAAGCCAGGCGATGAAAAATTGACAAATGTACCTTCGTTTACCTATCCATTAGATAATGACCGTGACAACTTTTATGCACTTTCAGAAGCTACGGTAGAACGGGGCGATCATATCCGGCTAAATGATATGCAGATAAATTATAGCATCAACAAAAGTGGTCTATTTAAACAGATCCAGATTTATGCCTATCTGAACAACCTGAACATCATCTTATGGAAAGCCAATAAGAAAGGAGTTGACCCCAATTTTGTCAATGGTTTAAAAGCACCTTTAAGCATTGCTTTTGGGCTGAAGACAAGTCTCTAA
- a CDS encoding RagB/SusD family nutrient uptake outer membrane protein, which translates to MKTRFYFIVILCSMFLGCKKYLDAKPDKKLAIPAKIADLWALLDNYTKMNMSSPRAGEEYADTYYLTATGFKAISNINTRNNYIWNDKGELFSDWVNAYSAIFYANVVLDKVDDVAKNEPDDMHQFDAVRGSALFFRTFMFYELAQIFAPQYAQNTLSAPCIPLRLNPDPTIPSVRATVSECYSQMINDLRTAARLLPENSETKNRPSKAAAFGLLGRIYLNMGDYKNAALYADSCLRIYSKLMDYNSLSPTAAVPIPKFNEEVIFASRSFSESSLLYTSRCRIDTVLYRSYAENDLRKDIFFKANTDGSFTVKASYDGSYGGAYFNGLATDEQYLILAECYARLNNIPAAVQYLNLMLEKRFLKGKYQAIQASTSQQALDIVLSERRKELVFRGVRWSDIRRLNKEDRYRIYPVRKLDNELFELKQDDNRYISLIPLKIIEITGLPQNER; encoded by the coding sequence ATGAAAACTAGATTCTATTTCATCGTTATACTATGTAGCATGTTTTTGGGATGCAAGAAATATCTTGATGCAAAACCCGATAAAAAATTAGCTATACCAGCTAAGATAGCAGATTTGTGGGCACTGTTGGATAACTATACAAAGATGAATATGTCTTCTCCAAGAGCGGGAGAAGAATATGCAGACACGTATTATTTAACCGCTACGGGTTTCAAAGCGATTTCCAACATAAATACCCGCAATAATTATATTTGGAATGACAAGGGCGAGCTTTTTAGCGATTGGGTAAATGCTTACAGTGCGATTTTTTATGCCAATGTTGTATTGGATAAAGTTGATGACGTAGCTAAGAACGAGCCTGATGATATGCACCAATTTGATGCAGTTCGTGGATCTGCGTTGTTTTTTAGGACTTTTATGTTTTATGAATTGGCACAGATCTTTGCACCGCAATATGCGCAAAATACTTTATCGGCCCCATGCATTCCACTGCGTCTGAATCCTGATCCTACTATACCTTCGGTGAGGGCGACCGTTAGCGAATGCTATTCCCAAATGATAAACGACCTGCGTACTGCTGCCCGGCTCCTGCCTGAGAATTCAGAAACGAAAAACAGACCAAGCAAAGCTGCTGCTTTCGGACTGCTCGGCCGCATATATTTAAATATGGGGGATTATAAAAATGCCGCGTTGTATGCCGATTCCTGCCTGCGAATTTATAGTAAGCTGATGGACTATAATTCATTAAGTCCAACGGCAGCAGTACCCATCCCAAAATTTAATGAGGAAGTGATCTTTGCAAGCCGTTCTTTTAGTGAATCGTCGTTGCTGTACACATCAAGGTGCAGAATAGATACTGTCTTGTATAGGAGTTATGCGGAAAACGATCTCCGTAAAGACATCTTTTTTAAAGCTAACACGGACGGTTCTTTTACAGTAAAAGCGAGCTATGACGGGAGTTATGGAGGTGCTTATTTTAATGGTCTTGCTACGGATGAACAATACCTGATTTTGGCCGAATGTTATGCAAGATTGAACAATATACCGGCTGCAGTGCAGTATCTGAATCTTATGCTTGAAAAACGATTTTTGAAAGGCAAATATCAGGCAATACAGGCTAGTACTTCCCAACAGGCATTGGATATTGTTTTGTCGGAAAGAAGAAAGGAGCTGGTTTTTAGAGGTGTACGTTGGTCGGATATAAGAAGACTGAATAAAGAAGATCGGTACCGTATCTATCCGGTCAGAAAACTGGATAACGAACTGTTTGAATTAAAACAGGATGATAATCGGTATATCAGCTTGATTCCGTTAAAAATAATTGAAATTACCGGACTTCCACAAAATGAGCGTTAA